A section of the Kribbella sp. HUAS MG21 genome encodes:
- a CDS encoding methyltransferase domain-containing protein — translation MNNVYTHGHHESVLRSHRWRTAENSAGYLLPHLRPGMSLLDVGAGPGTITADLARLVEPGRTTALEANEAALGITRKAFEENAVDVQFVVGDVHALDLPDDTYDVVHAHQVLQHVADPVQALREMRRVCKPGGIVAVRDSDYHGFVWYPELPELDEWMELYQRMARVNSGEPDAGRRLLSWALAAGFEDVDATTSTWSFANPDDRAFWGGMWADRILESALADQARASGVPEERLTAISRAWQDWTATPDACISILHGELLCRA, via the coding sequence ATGAACAACGTGTACACGCACGGCCATCACGAATCGGTCCTGCGGTCGCACCGGTGGCGCACCGCGGAGAACTCGGCCGGCTACCTGCTCCCGCACCTGCGTCCCGGCATGTCCCTGCTCGACGTCGGCGCCGGCCCCGGCACCATCACCGCCGACCTGGCCCGCCTGGTCGAGCCCGGCCGGACGACGGCGCTGGAGGCGAACGAGGCGGCGCTGGGAATCACCCGGAAAGCGTTTGAGGAAAACGCTGTCGACGTGCAGTTCGTGGTCGGCGACGTCCACGCGCTGGACCTGCCGGACGACACGTACGACGTCGTGCACGCGCATCAGGTGCTGCAGCACGTCGCCGATCCGGTGCAGGCCCTGCGCGAGATGCGCCGCGTCTGCAAACCCGGAGGAATCGTCGCCGTCCGCGACTCGGACTACCACGGCTTCGTCTGGTACCCGGAGCTTCCTGAGCTGGACGAGTGGATGGAGCTCTACCAGCGCATGGCGCGCGTGAACAGCGGCGAACCGGACGCCGGCCGGCGCCTGCTGTCGTGGGCGCTGGCGGCCGGGTTCGAGGACGTCGACGCGACCACGTCCACCTGGTCGTTCGCGAACCCGGACGACCGGGCGTTCTGGGGCGGCATGTGGGCGGACCGCATCCTCGAGTCGGCGCTCGCGGACCAGGCGCGCGCGTCCGGCGTACCCGAGGAGCGACTCACAGCCATCTCCCGGGCCTGGCAGGACTGGACGGCCACGCCGGACGCGTGCATCTCGATCCTGCACGGCGAACTACTGTGCCGGGCGTGA
- a CDS encoding TrmH family RNA methyltransferase: protein MQRISSRNARFQVWQASLSNRAKRQRSGEFLVQGVRPISVAVDNGWPVRTVITDASRPLSRWASELLQRLPGVERVAMAPELLAELGEKDDPELIAVLELPADDLTRIPVGPDFLGVVFDRPTGPGNIGSIIRSADAFGADGVIVTGHAADVYDPKSVRATTGSLFAVPAVRVPSHREVLDWVRRSAAPVVVVGTDEHGSVDVYDFDFTQPVLLLIGNETAGLSTAWKEAADHLVRIPITGSASSLNAANAATAALYEISRQRSRPAQ, encoded by the coding sequence GTGCAGCGGATCTCGTCGCGCAACGCGCGTTTCCAGGTGTGGCAGGCGTCGTTGAGCAATCGCGCCAAGCGGCAGCGGTCCGGGGAGTTCCTCGTCCAGGGCGTGCGGCCGATTTCGGTTGCTGTGGACAACGGTTGGCCGGTGCGTACCGTCATCACCGACGCCTCGCGGCCGTTGTCACGCTGGGCATCGGAGCTGTTGCAGCGGCTCCCGGGTGTCGAGCGGGTCGCGATGGCGCCGGAACTGCTCGCCGAACTCGGCGAGAAGGACGACCCCGAGTTGATCGCCGTACTGGAACTGCCGGCCGACGATCTCACGCGGATCCCGGTCGGTCCGGATTTCCTCGGGGTGGTGTTCGACCGGCCGACCGGGCCCGGGAACATCGGTTCGATCATCCGGTCGGCCGACGCGTTCGGTGCGGACGGCGTGATCGTGACCGGGCACGCGGCCGACGTGTACGACCCGAAGTCGGTGCGGGCGACGACGGGATCGCTGTTCGCGGTTCCCGCCGTCCGCGTGCCCTCACATCGCGAAGTCCTGGACTGGGTGCGACGGTCGGCCGCCCCGGTCGTTGTGGTCGGCACCGATGAGCACGGGTCCGTGGATGTCTACGACTTCGACTTCACGCAGCCCGTCCTGCTGCTGATCGGCAACGAGACGGCCGGTCTGAGTACGGCGTGGAAGGAAGCGGCCGACCACCTGGTCCGGATCCCGATCACCGGATCCGCCAGCTCGCTCAACGCCGCCAATGCCGCGACCGCCGCGCTCTACGAGATCTCCCGGCAGAGGTCACGCCCGGCACAGTAG
- a CDS encoding LacI family DNA-binding transcriptional regulator: MTIQQVATEAGVSPSTVSNLLNGRNHRMLPETRQRIERAIDKLGYRPNRAARQLRTGRTTTIGLVVPSVGNPFWGALARHLESAALAEGYHVLLCNSERDPRRERDYIDELWADGVHGVVLCSSLPSLEHVLPLVERGLQLVAFDRTSQAGDPASLVSISVDNAIGSQLATQHLIDLGHRRLAFVSGALASVNRKERYRGFTGALEQAGIDPATSVRAPVKGDADDFGDVEASELGRAAAAELLALEEPPTGIVAINDMCALGVCRGLRDGGLEVGKDVSVVGFDDIVLADLYAPTLTTVRQPMQEMAAAAFSQLRSRLDDSGPKQGQSLLFRPELIVRESTVAPS; encoded by the coding sequence GTGACGATCCAGCAGGTCGCGACCGAGGCGGGCGTCTCGCCGAGCACGGTGTCGAACCTGCTCAACGGGCGCAACCACCGGATGCTCCCCGAGACCCGGCAACGGATCGAGCGCGCGATCGACAAGCTCGGCTACCGGCCGAACCGCGCCGCCCGGCAACTGCGCACGGGCCGCACCACCACGATCGGACTCGTCGTCCCGTCGGTCGGCAACCCGTTCTGGGGCGCGCTCGCGCGGCATCTCGAGTCCGCGGCCCTGGCCGAGGGGTACCACGTCCTGCTCTGCAACTCCGAGCGCGATCCCCGCCGCGAGCGCGACTACATCGACGAGTTGTGGGCCGACGGCGTGCACGGCGTCGTACTGTGCTCGTCGCTGCCGTCTCTCGAGCATGTGCTGCCGCTGGTCGAGCGGGGGCTGCAGCTGGTCGCGTTCGATCGTACGTCGCAGGCGGGCGATCCGGCGTCGCTGGTGAGCATCAGCGTCGACAACGCGATCGGCAGCCAGCTCGCCACACAGCACCTCATCGACCTCGGGCACCGCCGGCTGGCGTTCGTGTCCGGAGCGCTGGCTAGTGTGAACCGCAAGGAGCGGTACCGCGGGTTCACCGGAGCCCTCGAACAGGCGGGGATCGATCCGGCGACGTCGGTGCGGGCGCCGGTCAAGGGCGACGCGGACGACTTCGGTGACGTCGAGGCGTCCGAGCTCGGACGTGCGGCCGCCGCCGAGTTGCTGGCCCTGGAGGAGCCGCCGACGGGGATCGTCGCGATCAACGACATGTGCGCACTCGGTGTGTGCCGCGGCCTGCGGGACGGCGGGCTCGAAGTGGGCAAGGACGTCTCGGTGGTCGGCTTCGACGACATCGTGCTCGCGGATCTGTACGCGCCGACGCTGACCACCGTCCGGCAACCGATGCAGGAAATGGCTGCTGCGGCGTTTTCCCAGCTCCGGTCCCGGCTGGACGACTCGGGGCCGAAGCAGGGGCAGTCGCTGCTGTTCCGGCCGGAGCTGATCGTCCGTGAGTCCACGGTGGCGCCGTCGTAG
- a CDS encoding extracellular solute-binding protein, whose translation MEYTRRSVLTALGLGAVAATTGCSTSSGSSQAAADGPVEGEITLLTPLFEGSTGKQLLEGKLLPAFKQKNPNVTVKVDYTTYSALNEKITTSLAGGLMPDVVMLGVGWIPPFAHKKVLAPLPDSLATRYDYEDRVLEPSRYDGKLYALPMVLDTRIVTYRKDMFAEAGIKAPPKDWAELRAMSKELARSDGSGKLTRVGFDPFSIDLRQCWETFLFANDGNLFDETGQQVKFDDDRGVEALQLFLDVVKDKSADYSFKSSAGQPSTLQQGRAAMMMANNSLWVQLKQQNPELLAEDKVGAFILANKVPAMLQGGTMVSRSASSKHAAAAQALVEFMGTPESILPTAQQRGSVPGVQDLRTSDYVKNNGFVKLALDNMSKARSEGGTAAWMEIREKIKTTLETAVVGKRTAKEAIDELANLSKEAISRL comes from the coding sequence ATGGAGTACACCCGTAGATCAGTCCTGACGGCCCTGGGGCTCGGCGCCGTCGCCGCCACCACCGGCTGCTCGACGTCGTCCGGCAGCAGCCAGGCGGCCGCCGACGGACCCGTCGAAGGTGAGATCACGCTGCTCACCCCGCTGTTCGAGGGCAGCACCGGCAAGCAGTTGCTGGAGGGCAAGCTGCTGCCCGCGTTCAAGCAGAAGAACCCGAACGTCACGGTGAAGGTCGACTACACGACGTACAGCGCCCTGAACGAGAAGATCACCACCAGCCTGGCCGGCGGCCTGATGCCGGACGTGGTGATGCTCGGCGTCGGCTGGATCCCGCCGTTCGCGCACAAGAAGGTGCTCGCGCCGCTGCCCGACTCGCTGGCCACACGGTACGACTACGAGGACCGCGTCCTCGAGCCGTCCCGGTACGACGGCAAGCTGTACGCACTGCCGATGGTCCTGGACACCCGGATCGTCACCTATCGCAAGGACATGTTCGCCGAGGCCGGGATCAAGGCGCCGCCGAAGGACTGGGCCGAACTGCGCGCGATGTCGAAGGAACTGGCCCGCAGCGACGGCTCCGGCAAGCTCACCCGGGTCGGGTTCGACCCGTTCTCGATCGATCTGCGGCAGTGCTGGGAGACATTCCTGTTCGCGAACGACGGCAACCTCTTCGACGAGACCGGGCAGCAGGTGAAGTTCGACGACGACCGCGGGGTCGAGGCGCTGCAGCTGTTCCTCGACGTCGTCAAGGACAAGTCCGCGGACTACTCGTTCAAGTCGTCGGCCGGCCAGCCGAGCACACTGCAGCAGGGGCGTGCCGCGATGATGATGGCCAACAACTCGCTGTGGGTGCAGCTCAAGCAGCAGAATCCGGAGTTGCTGGCCGAGGACAAGGTCGGCGCGTTCATCCTCGCCAACAAGGTGCCCGCGATGCTGCAGGGCGGAACGATGGTTTCCCGTTCGGCCTCGTCCAAGCACGCCGCCGCGGCCCAGGCGCTGGTGGAGTTCATGGGTACGCCGGAATCGATCCTGCCGACTGCTCAGCAGCGTGGATCGGTGCCCGGGGTGCAGGACCTGCGGACGTCGGACTACGTCAAGAACAACGGTTTCGTGAAGCTTGCCCTGGACAACATGAGCAAGGCGCGGTCCGAGGGCGGTACGGCGGCCTGGATGGAGATCCGCGAGAAGATCAAGACCACGCTCGAGACCGCCGTGGTCGGCAAGCGGACCGCCAAGGAGGCCATCGACGAGCTGGCGAACCTGAGCAAGGAAGCGATCTCCCGGCTGTGA
- a CDS encoding sugar ABC transporter permease: MSGAMAPTRDRARPDTPPGRNARLPQRRNLLRARRRAGLLMVAPAVLHAVIWIGIPLIAAVVLSFTSYDVLTPPRFVGLENFRDLLSDNVFRRAVLNTSIYTFFTVPVAMTIALLIALMLNTKLAGRAIFRTAIFIPQVTATIAVALVWLWIYDPRSGLANAVLSFLGLDGPAWLSSTDWAMPAVIVVGIWQGIGLKMLIYLAALQSLPTDLYEAASVDGASKARQFFSLTVPLLRPATFFVFVTSVIGAFQSFDQVYILTDGGPANSTTMMTYEIYKSAFREFRMGYACAQSLVLFAMLLFLTLLNRRITGGDRATR; the protein is encoded by the coding sequence GTGAGCGGAGCCATGGCGCCGACGCGGGACCGCGCGCGCCCGGACACGCCACCCGGCCGGAACGCTCGCCTGCCGCAGCGCCGGAATCTGCTGCGGGCCCGGCGCCGAGCCGGCCTGCTGATGGTCGCACCGGCGGTGCTGCACGCGGTGATCTGGATCGGCATTCCGCTGATCGCCGCGGTCGTGCTGAGCTTCACGTCGTACGACGTGCTCACGCCGCCGCGGTTCGTCGGGCTGGAGAACTTCCGCGACCTGCTGTCCGACAACGTTTTCCGGCGCGCGGTACTGAACACCAGCATCTACACGTTCTTCACCGTCCCGGTCGCGATGACGATCGCGCTGCTGATCGCCCTGATGCTGAACACCAAGCTGGCCGGTCGCGCGATCTTCCGCACCGCGATCTTCATTCCGCAGGTGACGGCGACGATCGCCGTCGCGCTGGTCTGGCTGTGGATCTACGATCCGCGCAGCGGGCTGGCGAACGCAGTCCTCTCGTTCCTCGGTCTGGACGGACCTGCCTGGTTGTCCTCGACGGACTGGGCGATGCCGGCCGTGATCGTGGTCGGGATCTGGCAGGGAATCGGCCTCAAGATGCTGATCTACCTGGCCGCACTGCAGAGCCTGCCGACCGACCTCTACGAGGCGGCGTCGGTGGACGGCGCGTCCAAGGCCCGGCAGTTCTTCAGCCTGACCGTGCCGTTGTTGCGCCCGGCGACGTTCTTCGTGTTCGTGACCTCGGTGATCGGCGCGTTCCAGTCGTTCGACCAGGTGTACATCCTGACCGACGGCGGGCCCGCGAACAGCACGACGATGATGACCTACGAGATCTACAAGTCCGCGTTCCGCGAGTTCCGGATGGGATACGCGTGCGCGCAGAGCCTGGTGCTGTTCGCGATGCTGCTGTTCCTGACCTTGCTGAACCGCCGGATCACCGGAGGTGACCGTGCCACCCGTTGA
- a CDS encoding carbohydrate ABC transporter permease gives MPPVDTVRRARAGRIALYLTLTAISLVMIVPFVWMLLTSVKTPGDIAAAPPKLFPTEWAFGNYADALRAAPFATYARNSFVIAASHTVLNVLIASMAGYALARLRFRGSSLIFLGFVGALMIPTYTKILPEFLIVRFMPLFGGNDITGQGGTGWLDTWWALIIPGAVSPFSVFLFRQFYLDLPVELEEAARLDGLGELGIYARIMTPLVKPAFITVALLTFEGSWNNFLWPLLVTKSDSLRVIQVGLSVFRTENDTQWAFLMAGTTLATVPMVLLFLIGQRYFVQGFATAGIK, from the coding sequence GTGCCACCCGTTGACACCGTCCGGCGGGCCCGGGCCGGCCGGATCGCGCTGTACCTGACCCTGACGGCGATCTCCCTGGTGATGATCGTGCCGTTCGTCTGGATGCTGCTCACCTCGGTGAAGACCCCCGGCGACATCGCGGCCGCCCCGCCGAAACTGTTCCCGACGGAATGGGCGTTCGGAAACTACGCGGACGCGTTGCGCGCCGCGCCGTTCGCGACGTACGCACGGAACAGTTTCGTGATCGCCGCAAGTCACACGGTGCTGAACGTGCTGATCGCGTCGATGGCCGGGTACGCGCTGGCCCGGTTGCGTTTCCGCGGCAGTTCCTTGATCTTCCTCGGCTTCGTGGGTGCGCTGATGATCCCGACGTACACGAAGATCCTGCCGGAGTTCCTGATCGTGCGGTTCATGCCGCTGTTCGGCGGGAACGACATCACCGGGCAGGGCGGCACCGGATGGCTGGACACCTGGTGGGCGCTGATCATCCCGGGGGCGGTCAGCCCGTTCTCGGTGTTCTTGTTCCGGCAGTTCTATCTCGACCTGCCGGTGGAGCTGGAGGAGGCAGCCCGGCTGGACGGCCTCGGTGAGCTCGGCATCTACGCGCGGATCATGACGCCGCTGGTGAAACCCGCGTTCATCACCGTCGCACTGCTCACCTTCGAGGGGTCGTGGAACAACTTCCTCTGGCCGCTGCTGGTGACCAAGAGCGACAGCCTGCGGGTGATCCAAGTCGGACTGTCCGTGTTCCGCACCGAGAACGACACCCAGTGGGCGTTCCTGATGGCCGGAACCACGCTGGCCACCGTGCCGATGGTGCTGCTGTTCCTGATCGGGCAGCGGTACTTCGTCCAAGGTTTCGCGACCGCGGGCATCAAATGA
- a CDS encoding SDR family oxidoreductase gives MTGELQGSRALVTGAGHGIGRGIALGLAAAGADVVVHYGKSADAAARTVADIKELGRKAIAVGADVTSTADVGRLLDETAGFLGGLDVLVCNAGHLIGRVTVEEMTDEHFQQVVDVNLGATFRTARAAIPHLAQSANARIITMASLAAHNGGGPGSVVYAAAKAGIRGFTKGLAKELGPRGITVNSVAPGYIADTAFHKTFSTDQAQAAMVAGTPIGRAGQVEDVANAVRFLALPESGYLTGTTIDIDGGTWPR, from the coding sequence ATGACCGGGGAACTGCAGGGGTCGCGCGCGCTGGTGACCGGTGCCGGGCACGGCATCGGCCGCGGGATCGCGCTCGGTCTGGCGGCGGCCGGAGCGGACGTGGTGGTGCACTACGGGAAGTCCGCCGACGCGGCCGCGCGGACCGTCGCCGATATCAAGGAGCTCGGTCGCAAAGCGATCGCGGTCGGCGCCGACGTCACCAGTACGGCGGACGTCGGCCGGCTGCTCGACGAGACGGCCGGGTTCCTCGGCGGACTCGACGTACTGGTCTGCAACGCCGGCCACCTGATCGGCCGGGTCACGGTCGAGGAGATGACCGACGAGCACTTCCAGCAGGTGGTCGACGTGAACCTCGGGGCGACGTTCCGGACCGCGCGGGCCGCGATCCCGCACCTCGCGCAGTCGGCGAACGCCCGAATCATCACGATGGCGTCGCTCGCCGCGCACAACGGCGGCGGTCCCGGGTCGGTCGTCTACGCGGCGGCGAAGGCCGGGATCCGCGGCTTCACCAAGGGTCTCGCGAAGGAGCTCGGGCCGCGCGGCATCACGGTCAACTCGGTCGCACCCGGATACATCGCGGACACCGCGTTTCATAAAACGTTTTCCACCGACCAGGCACAGGCCGCGATGGTGGCCGGAACGCCGATCGGCCGCGCCGGCCAGGTCGAGGACGTCGCCAACGCGGTCCGGTTCCTGGCCCTGCCGGAATCCGGCTACCTGACTGGCACCACGATCGACATCGACGGTGGCACGTGGCCCCGCTGA
- a CDS encoding heparinase II/III family protein has translation MAPLNGSPPTERGGWWHEYVCPAHGVELAHIGFDSGNFPAGGVPCPHGCHVDTPAVRGAWTVLAHHFWARRIRLLAYQGQGADLLTSYARLYSELTKAGEHEQAQGWMQRGRLFHQALTDAVWGVPIGHAVLTLTEHPDRGGLGETLPMLDDMVAGARLARDAMVAQDNFSSNYTAWFNALGTTASQAAAAVRGEAWDGAAEWLTGEHGQFAHLHAATGEDGWEWESSTYYHGFVLRAYLLSLRGFDPSQAPDRLESMIRALSEIATDGGILPALHDGPYRRRPLALEWLELAALAQQFTSNHSLQAIATQARIEAGPTYDGLEDTLTNWFIAPARADNHPHAASSVAAASVAQPVRTSSARPRIVTTAAFAVVRTAGIHAVLDHGPHGGSHGHHDKLALYLYGVSTPWQPDPGQVPYGHAQWRDHYKSVAAHPTIRIDGLEPAEATGQLIHDDNSVTATIDGWYDGVRATRKLIAADNYLLDVVRVSADRKREIVLQFRPDVDLTVEVAPNAIRTTWTGDEKLYGYHRGNGIPLTRPGPGPADDPQRTRTWLDWTVVGTEATFCSVYSTTPLDTALAEVITDV, from the coding sequence GTGGCCCCGCTGAACGGAAGTCCGCCCACGGAACGCGGCGGCTGGTGGCACGAGTACGTCTGTCCGGCACACGGTGTCGAACTCGCCCACATCGGGTTCGATTCCGGAAACTTTCCGGCCGGCGGCGTACCGTGTCCCCACGGTTGCCACGTCGACACACCGGCGGTCCGCGGCGCCTGGACCGTCCTCGCGCATCACTTCTGGGCCCGCCGCATCCGCCTGCTCGCGTACCAGGGACAGGGTGCCGACCTCCTCACGTCGTACGCACGGCTGTACTCCGAACTGACGAAGGCAGGCGAACACGAGCAGGCCCAGGGCTGGATGCAACGTGGCCGCCTCTTCCACCAGGCCCTCACCGACGCCGTCTGGGGCGTCCCGATCGGCCACGCGGTCCTCACCCTGACCGAGCACCCCGACCGGGGCGGGCTCGGGGAGACGTTGCCGATGCTCGACGACATGGTCGCGGGCGCCCGGCTGGCCCGGGACGCGATGGTTGCCCAGGACAACTTCTCCTCGAACTACACCGCGTGGTTCAACGCCCTCGGTACGACGGCGAGCCAAGCGGCCGCCGCCGTACGCGGTGAGGCCTGGGACGGTGCCGCGGAGTGGCTGACCGGGGAACACGGTCAGTTCGCCCACCTACACGCGGCGACCGGCGAGGACGGTTGGGAGTGGGAGTCGAGCACGTACTACCACGGTTTCGTCCTCCGCGCGTACCTCCTGAGTCTCCGCGGCTTCGACCCGTCCCAGGCGCCGGACCGTCTCGAGTCGATGATCCGTGCGCTGTCCGAGATCGCCACCGACGGCGGCATCCTCCCAGCCCTGCACGACGGCCCCTACCGCCGCCGGCCGCTGGCTCTCGAATGGCTCGAGCTCGCTGCCCTCGCGCAGCAGTTCACCTCCAATCACTCCCTCCAGGCCATCGCCACTCAGGCCCGCATCGAAGCCGGTCCCACCTACGACGGCCTCGAAGACACACTGACCAACTGGTTCATCGCCCCAGCCCGAGCTGACAACCACCCGCATGCTGCTTCTTCGGTCGCGGCGGCTTCCGTCGCGCAGCCGGTTCGGACGAGCTCGGCGCGGCCGCGGATCGTCACCACCGCCGCGTTCGCCGTCGTCCGGACCGCCGGGATCCACGCGGTTCTCGACCATGGGCCGCACGGTGGTTCCCACGGTCATCACGACAAACTCGCGCTCTATCTGTACGGCGTGAGCACGCCCTGGCAGCCCGATCCGGGCCAGGTCCCGTACGGCCATGCCCAGTGGCGCGACCACTACAAATCCGTCGCCGCCCACCCGACCATCCGCATCGACGGCCTCGAACCCGCCGAGGCGACCGGCCAACTGATCCACGACGACAACTCCGTGACAGCCACGATCGACGGCTGGTACGACGGCGTCCGCGCAACTCGCAAGCTGATTGCCGCCGACAACTACCTGCTGGACGTCGTCCGTGTGAGCGCCGACCGCAAACGTGAGATCGTCCTCCAGTTCCGCCCCGACGTGGACCTGACCGTCGAAGTCGCGCCGAACGCGATCCGTACCACCTGGACCGGCGACGAGAAGCTCTACGGCTACCACCGCGGCAACGGGATCCCGCTGACCCGCCCCGGCCCCGGTCCCGCCGACGACCCGCAGCGCACTCGCACCTGGCTCGACTGGACCGTCGTCGGCACCGAGGCGACCTTCTGCTCCGTCTACTCGACCACCCCGCTCGACACAGCTCTCGCCGAGGTGATCACCGATGTTTGA
- a CDS encoding DUF624 domain-containing protein: MSAPRGSRLSRRALDWLGWIASPALAGAAFSILCLGIVTWLPALAAVGFALNRWRTDGDTRCFTGVFVGWRRYWRRLLPHSILMTVAVLIATSNLSFLSGRSGPLVLALFMIHVGLIAAAITYHLALAVTAGRTPSGSATEWRRTAFRLAFTSVPRGTALLGAAVSAPVFSLVVPAGPLLLGTTVPVLVGLLVADRA, encoded by the coding sequence ATGAGCGCGCCGCGGGGGTCAAGGCTCAGCCGGCGGGCGCTCGACTGGCTGGGGTGGATCGCCAGCCCTGCGCTGGCGGGAGCCGCCTTCTCGATCCTGTGCCTGGGGATCGTCACCTGGCTGCCCGCCCTGGCCGCCGTCGGATTCGCGCTCAACCGGTGGCGGACCGACGGTGACACGCGTTGCTTCACCGGCGTATTCGTCGGTTGGCGCCGCTACTGGCGCCGATTGCTGCCGCACTCGATCCTGATGACCGTCGCCGTACTGATTGCCACCAGCAACTTGTCTTTCCTGTCTGGCCGATCCGGACCGCTCGTGCTGGCGTTGTTCATGATCCACGTGGGCCTGATCGCCGCCGCGATCACCTACCACCTGGCACTCGCCGTCACCGCCGGCCGGACCCCCTCCGGGTCCGCCACGGAATGGCGTCGGACTGCGTTCCGCTTGGCGTTCACATCCGTTCCGCGCGGCACCGCATTGCTGGGTGCCGCTGTGTCCGCACCCGTTTTCTCGCTCGTCGTCCCGGCAGGCCCACTCCTTCTCGGCACGACAGTTCCGGTTCTGGTCGGCCTGCTCGTCGCCGACCGCGCATAG